The sequence GCGCACCATGCTGATGGACCTGAAGACGCTGCAGTGGGACTCCGAGATCGCGGCGGACATGGGCATTCCGATGTCGATGTTGCCGGAGATCCGCTCCTCCTCCGAGGTCTACGGCAAGGGTCGCGAGGGTGGCATGGTGCCCGGGGTACCGATCGCCGGGATCCTCGGCGACCAGCAGGCGGCTACCTTCGGCCAGGCGTGCTTCGAGGTCGGGATGGCCAAGAACACCTACGGCACCGGCAACTTCATGCTGATCAACACCGGCGAGGAGGCCATCCCCTCCGAGAACGGTCTGCTGACTACCGTGGCCTACAAGATCGGCGACCAGAAGCCGATCTACGCCTTGGAGGGCTCGATCGCGGTGACCGGCTCCCTGGTGCAGTGGCTCCGGGACAACCTGGGCCTGATCAGCGAGGCACCGCAGGTCGAGGCCTTGGCCAAGACGGTCGACGACAACGGCGGCGCCTACTTCGTGCCGGCATTCTCCGGATTGTTCGCCCCGTACTGGCGCTCGGACGCCCGCGGCGCCCTGGTGGGCATGACCCGGTTCGTGAACAAGGGCCACATCGCCCGCGCCGCGCTGGAGGCCACCGCCTACCAGACCCGCGAGGTGGTCGATGCGATGAACGCCGACTCCGGGGTGAACCTCAGCGAGCTGAAGGTCGACGGCGGAATGGTCGCCAACGAGCTGCTGATGCAGTTCCAGGCCGACATCCTCGGTGTGGACGTGATCCGCCCCGAGGTCGCCGAGACCACCGCCCTGGGTGCGGCCTACGCCGCGGGCATCGCCGTCGGCTTCTGGTCCGGAGAGCAGGACGTGATCGACAACTGGGCCGAGGGCAAGCGCTGGACGCCACAGCTGGACGCCGACGAGCGCGAGCGCCTGCACCGGAACTGGAAGAAGGCGGTGACCAAGACCTTCGACTGGGTGGACGAGGACACCCCGGCCTGACCGGCAACCGGACCTGGCACGCCACCGGGCCACCGGACCTGGCACGCCACCGGGCAACCGGGCCACCGGGCAACGGAGGTAACTTCGGGGATCGGAGGTGAGGTACATCCTCTCTCCGATCCCCGAAGTTGCCTCCGTTGTTGCGGCACCGCCGGGGACCGCGAGTTGCCTCGGCCGGTGACGGCGGTCCAGGCTGCGGGTATGGACGCGAATTCCGCCAGGATCGGCGTGATCGGGCTGGGCACGATGGGGGCCGAGATGGCCCAGCATATTGCCGCCGAGCATGCGGGCACCGGTGTGCTGGTGCACTCCCGACGGCGAGAGAGTGCCGCGGATGCCGAGGCGGCCGGAGCGCACTGGGCCGCCACGCCCGCAGAGATCGGCGCCAGCTGCGCAGTGGTGGTCACGGTGCTACCGGACCTGCCGGAACTGGAGCAGGTGCTCGCCGGTTCGGACGGTCTGCTCGCCGGGCTGACCCGACCGACCGGTCCGGCCGGGCAGGACCGCCGGGCCACACCCACAGTGCTGGTGATCTGCTCCACCTCCTCCCCCGGCGGAGTGCGCCGAATGGCCGCCGATCTGGAGGCGCGCACCGGCGGACTGCTGCACTGCGTGGACGCCCCGCTCAGCGGCGGCCGGGAGGGTGCCACGGCCGCGACGCTGTCCATCTTCGCAGGCGGCAGTGCCGCAGATGTGGCTACGGCAACACCGGCACTCGCTCCCTGTGGCCGGGTGGTGCACCTGGGCCCGCTGGGCGCCGGTCAGGTGGCGAAGGCCTGCAACCAGCTAATCGTGGCTGCCACCACGGTCGCACTGGCCGAGAGCGCAGTGCTCGCCGAACGGTCCGGGCTGGACCTGGCCGCCCTGTTCGACATCCTCGGCGGTGGCT is a genomic window of Ruania zhangjianzhongii containing:
- a CDS encoding NAD(P)-dependent oxidoreductase, with the translated sequence MDANSARIGVIGLGTMGAEMAQHIAAEHAGTGVLVHSRRRESAADAEAAGAHWAATPAEIGASCAVVVTVLPDLPELEQVLAGSDGLLAGLTRPTGPAGQDRRATPTVLVICSTSSPGGVRRMAADLEARTGGLLHCVDAPLSGGREGATAATLSIFAGGSAADVATATPALAPCGRVVHLGPLGAGQVAKACNQLIVAATTVALAESAVLAERSGLDLAALFDILGGGYAGSRLLEVKADKLTHRDHSPDSPARLMIKDLQFVLDEAETTGTPDEHVRLLQDLYRQVVGAGLGDLDSTVVQRYLAER
- the glpK gene encoding glycerol kinase GlpK encodes the protein MPDYVLAIDQGTTSSRAIIFNHSGQIVESGQIEHEQIFPKAGWVEHDPQEIWRNTREVVGLALARASLSKSDIAAVGITNQRETTVVWDKNTGEPVYNAIVWQDTRTQKIVDELGGQEGADKYKATVGLPLATYFSGPKIRWILENVEGVRAKAEAGDLLFGNTDAWILWNMTGGVNGGVHVTDVTNASRTMLMDLKTLQWDSEIAADMGIPMSMLPEIRSSSEVYGKGREGGMVPGVPIAGILGDQQAATFGQACFEVGMAKNTYGTGNFMLINTGEEAIPSENGLLTTVAYKIGDQKPIYALEGSIAVTGSLVQWLRDNLGLISEAPQVEALAKTVDDNGGAYFVPAFSGLFAPYWRSDARGALVGMTRFVNKGHIARAALEATAYQTREVVDAMNADSGVNLSELKVDGGMVANELLMQFQADILGVDVIRPEVAETTALGAAYAAGIAVGFWSGEQDVIDNWAEGKRWTPQLDADERERLHRNWKKAVTKTFDWVDEDTPA